CCGTTCGTAAAACTTCATTCGAAGGGCGTCGGCGGTCGAGAAACGCGGCCACGGCTGCGGAGCACCAGGATGTTTTCGTCGAGTCCGACACCGCCAAAACCCCCGTCAAATAGGAGAATTATTCATTCTAAAGGATTTTGTCAGCCGGTCAAAAAACCCTGTTTGCATCTGTACAGCTGTTTATTATACTAGACTACATCAATGTTGATGCGCACACGCTTTGATGCACGAACATATGAAAGGGATTTGCATGGCACGTTCTGCGGAAATGACTGTTCGTCAGAAGGAAGTTCTGGACTTTATTAGAACGAAAATTGAAAACCGAGGTTTCCCTCCCTCGATCCGAGAAATTTGCGATGCTTTCGATTTCAAGAGTCCGAACGCCGTGACGGGTCACCTCAAAGCCCTCGAACGCAAGGGCTTCATTAACCGGATGGAGCACAAGAGCGCCCGAGCGATTGAAGTCCCCGATATTCGCGTCGGCCGGGTTTCCTTTCCCTTGCTCGGTCTGGTTTCCGCCGGTATGGGAATCGAAGCCGTGCAGCAGGATGACCAGATTGATCTCGGCGAGCTCTTCGGCGGAAAAGAACACTTTGCTTTGCGAGTTCGCGGCACCTCGATGATCGAAGATCACATCGCCGATGGCGATATCGTCATTATCAAAAAGCAGCCGACGGCCAACAACGGCGAGCGAGTGGTCGCCATGATCGACCGAGAAGTGACGCTGAAAAAGTTCTACAAGAAGCGGGATTCGATTCGCCTGGAACCGGCTAACAGCACGATGGAAGCGATTGTCGTCACTCCCGATCGCGATATTTCGATTCTGGGAGTGCTGGTAGGGGTCGTTCGGAAGTGCTGATTCTCAACGGGAATACCAGGCGATTAATTTCGCCAGTTCGCCCCGTTTGCACATGATTCGCGTCGAATAGACGTACCTCTGAGACTTCAGCAGCTTGTTAAAACCAAAGTTGTCGTCCACCACCTGCAGTGCCCATCGGAAGGCTTCTTCCTGAGGACGATCGTGGAAGACTCTCGCCAGCCAGCAGACAATCGGAAACGTCAATAACAGCGATTCCAAGCCGTCCCAGAACATGCGGTTGTCGTTAGTTGCCCCGCAGAATTGCATCGAATCCAACTTCACCCGAAAATAACGTTCGAAGAGGTCTTCGGTCTCGTCCAATAATCCCCCCGTCGGTTTCTCGGCGGCTTCAAAAGTGCCATCGGGGATCTGCCGATGAGTCTTGGGAATCGGTCCGCTCCCTCGAACGAAACGCCAGGCGGCGAAGAGCAGGGCCACCCGCCCTTTGCGGGAAATCCCTTGTTGCGGTCCCTTATCTTTGCGGCAGAAAACCGCCGAGATCTGTCGAAATAGAATCCGTCCAATCCAGCCTGGCGGTGCCAATTCGGTATTGTCTTCCGGAGTGATTGCCAGAACTTCTTGCGTCAGAATTCCGAGGAATTCTTCCAGCCTATTCCCCGAGACTTTGTCGAATCTGGCTGAGCGGCATATGGTGGCCACACCCAGGATCACCCGCAATCGAAACTCAATCGGGTAGTCGCTGTTGTCGGTCAGCAGATTGCGGAAATGCCGGGCGAAGACTTGCAAATCCTCCCAGCTGACGGACTGTGAAGTTTGCAGGGGCGGAGGCTCGACGATCGTTTCATCGGTGACGTTGGCTCGCTTTTCCAGCGCCTGAGCATAGACCTGCAATTCCTCCAGATGGCCGGGCATCGCTTTACCGATATTTTTGGTCACGGACGGGCAGGCGAAGCGAAGTCCCACCTTCCACTGCTTGGCCACAGGAATCAAAATAAACGGATAGACTCGGCACGCGAGGGGTTTGGCCGGTTCGCCGAATTTACCGTGAATCCGGCAGAGTCCTTTTTCGGTGAGAAAGACGCAGCCGTCGTCCGATTCGCGGTGGTTGAGCCGCCATTGTTTTTTGAATCGACCAGACGGCTTGAAGAGTGTCACCCCTTTCATTTCGGGGTCTTCTTCCCACTTCTGATCGATAATTCTCTGCCGTTCTTCCTCGGTGATTTGGATTTCGTATTCCCGGCAGCATTCGCCGCAGGCGTGACAGTCCCAATTGTGCAGGACCGGAAGTGATTGCAAGGTTAAACGCATGATTTTAACGAAATGTGAGAAATGGAGCGGAGGAGAGTTGAACTCCCGACCTCTGCAATGCGAATGCAGCGCTCTCCCAACTGAGCTACCGCCCCGGAATGATCCACCTGATCGCGAAGCGATTTCTTGAGAAAACCGCTCCCTCCTGTAAGACTCTAAGCTACGACAATGGTTCACTGACGTAAATGGGTCAGCTTATCCTTATAGAGTTTTGCCCGATCGGCATCCTTCATCGATTCGCTGTCGAACAGTTTCACGAGCCGATCCAGCGCCTTCAGATGCTCCGTCCGATCCTGGTTGTACACCACATCGACCCAGAGGTAGGACCACATCGCTTCCCGGGGTTGGTTCTTCAAGTTGTAGCAATCGCCCAGCACATTATACGCGACGGCCTTGAAGGAATTGTCGCTCGATTGAGCGATCTGTTCTTCGAACTGCTTGGCCAGATCGGCCATTTTCGAGGTCGGATCGTCGGCGGCCGAGGCCAGAACATAAAGGTTCAGTTTGGCCTTCAGGGGATCGCTGCTGGCCAAAGATTTTGCCAATTCCTCCGCTTTAGATTTCGCTTCTCGGATTTTCTTGGTTGAGAACAGGACATCGACTCGAGCGAATTCGGCTTCCTGTTTCAGTTCTTTGGGCAGTTTGTCCAACCGGCTGAACGAATCGACGCTAGCCAAGGCTCCGGTGGCATCGTTGGCGCGCAATTGAAGAGCGATCAGCAGCTTATAGGCGTTTATCGTATGCCAGGTGGAATTGTTGGTGCTCACAAACTTCTTCAGCAGATCGATGGCCGGTTGCAAGAGGCTCGAATTGTCGTTGGATAGAATGGCGGTCAGCACGGAGATCTTGTAATCGACGAATCGTTTCGCCCGTTCGCTTCCCGTCACCCGGTTCTGCAAACCTTTGTACCCTTCGAGAGCCTTGGTAAAATCCTGCCGTTCTTCCGCAATGGCTATCGGACCGTAATCGAGTTTCGCCGTTCCAGGCAGTTCATAGCTGATTTTCGTCAGGTCGTTTGCAGGAATAGTGACTTCCTTACCGCCCGCCGTGAGTTTGATTCGGATGGTGGTGAAGTTCTCATCGACAATCGTTCCATTCGCGATTAAGGATCCCGTTTTGTTTTTGGAGTCCCGGTAATCGATGCGATCGTCCGCTGAGAGTAGGCCGACCTGTAGGATCAGACCGAGGGAGATCACCAGCAAGGGGTGGAAATATTTCCGCTTCATAGGTCCTCGTTCAACTGTTGTTCCAGTCGTGATTTCAATTCGAAGTTTCGAGTAGCTTTCCGCCGAGCGCCTTGTACTTGTCCTGCAGAATCTTGTTCTCTTCCATCAAATCGCGCATTTTATCTTTCAGAGTCGTGGAAAGATCGGGATTCTTGTTTTCCATATCGTAAAAGCGCTGGGCAATCTTGCCGAAGCCATCGTCGATCTGTTTAGCGGATTTGTTCTTGTCGAGCGAGTTATAGGCTTTGGCCGAGCACCTTTGCGCTTCGAAGAACAGGTCGAAGTAGAGGGATCGCTTCCGGGCATCCGAGTCGTTCTTCGGATTCGGCGGAGGCAACGGTTCGCCGAACATTCGGGCCATTGTGGTCCAATAAGCTACGCCATTGCGAAAATCGCCCTGATCCTCGTAGAGATAAGCTCGTTCCTTGCGGGCTTCGATGCTCGAGAAGAAGGGACCTTTCGCTTGTCCTGTGCCGATCAGCTTTTCGAGATACTCCTTGGCCTTTTCGTAGTTTTTGGCCTGGCGATAAGTCTTGGCTAGGGTGTACTGAATCTGGCGGTACGTCTTTGTTTTGGTATCCGAAGGATCATTCCCGGTCGGTTCGGGAAGCGATTTAAGCAAATTCTCCAGCAATTCGACCGATTTCGCATTCAGGTCGATACTGGCATACCCCTGGGCGAGGAAGAGCGTCATTGTGGTCGGCAGCTTGGGTTGGCTGGCAATCTGATCGAGGAATTTCGAGAAACCCTCCACCAGTTGCTTTTCTTCCTCGGCTTTACCTGCTTTGCGTAGCGACTCGAATTGGGTTCGAACGGTACCGACTAACGAGCGCAGATTGGCCACGCGACTTTCGACCGAGCCCCCGGATTTCTCGAGGGTATTCAGCAGGCCGTTAGCGTCTTCCAGCTTGTTTTCCTGTATGGCCGCTCGTAAGGCGATGATCAGGATGTCCCGCTCGCCGCGAGTATAGCGATCGAAAGTGGGCACGGCCTCCAGCGCCGTCAACTTCTCTTTGTTCTTGGGGTCAGCCCGCTCATTAATTTCCTTCTGAATTTCCTGCAAGGGGGCCTTGATCAATTCGGACACCTTGGATTGGTTCCCTTCCTGAATCAGGGTCGCAATCTGCCCTTGAATGCCATTCAGATGCATGGCTTTGATCGAATAAAGCAGTTCGTTTTTCTCGGCGTTCTTATTGGTGAACGAAGCGGAAGTTGCCAATAATTTCTGTGCGGCATCGGCGATTTTCTGAATCTCGGCGTACTCTTTACCTTCGAGCATCAGCAGTTGGCAAAGTTGCATGCGGGCCAGGAAATAATGCGAAGCTTCTGTGGAGTCGAGATTGGGATTCGGCTCGGGCAGATTACGCAGACTGGTGAGCGTATCGTTCCAGTAGGAAGAGTATTTCTTGATCTGTCCGGGCACAAAAGCTTTGAGTCGGGAGGATTCCACATCTTCGCGAATCAGACTGAACAGGGACCCACCCTGTTGCAGCCGTGCCAGATAGATACCGGCATAGTTCGGTCGAATTTTCTGATAGATGGAAATTGCTTCGGTGTATTTTTTATCCCGGGCCGTGTAATAGGCCCAAAGTTCCCGTGCATCGTCGGTGGCGGTATCATCGGGCCAAGTCACATCCATATACTGGGCGAGTTTCTTGAGACGCTCGATATCGACTTCCGCTAACGTCTTGCCAGCTTCGCCAGAGGCGATTGCTTCCGCCGCCGAGCGATTGTAGCCTTGGACTGCCAGAGAGCAGGCCGAGGCGGCCTTGGGGAGACGCAGATTGTTTCGAGCCAGATTTTCTCCGTAAACCGCTGCGGACATCGGCTGACCGCCGTAGAGGTAACAGCGAGTGAGAAAATAGCGGGCATCGAAGACATCCCGAGTTGAATCCTTCGGTGATACGATCTGCAGAGCTCGTTCGAGGTAGGAGATGGCCTTACCGATTCGTAATTTCTCTTCATCGGCCACTCGCTTTTTACCTTCTGGCGAACTACGATCCTCCTGTTTGCGGAGAAAGACGAGTAGGCGGGCTTCCTGTATCTGAGCTTGTATTACCGCCTTATCGAAAGAGTTGATCGACGAAGGTTGTACCTCTCCTGCTTTTCCTTCGGAATCTGCCAGAAGCAGCAGAATTTCCTGCTTTCGACGGCTGGATTTATCGTAATATTCGTTGTCCAAATCCGTCAGTTCTTTGTAAATGTGCAAGGCTTCCTGCAGATTCGTGTTGGCAGCGGGTGTGATCGATAAAACCTTATTATTCTTGTCCCTTCGGATGCCGTTCTCTTTATCCGCGAGATTTTGGTAGCAGATCCCTTGGATGAATCGAATCCCCAACCCTTCTGGGGTATTCCGGAAGCTCCCGTAGTCTTTCAGCCAGGAACTTGCCATCGTCAGCGTATTCAGCAGCACATCGCCCGCGGCTTTGCTGCCATCGTCCCTTCCCTCAAAGGTATCTCGGATTTTGAAATAGCGAACGAGTCGGACCCCATCGGAAGCGAGAGGATCGGGCCGGTTTTTCAACAGGGTTTCGTAGGTTTTCAGGGCGACTTGCGGCTCGTTCATCAGAACGCTGATATGGTAGTAC
The genomic region above belongs to Telmatocola sphagniphila and contains:
- the lexA gene encoding transcriptional repressor LexA, with the protein product MARSAEMTVRQKEVLDFIRTKIENRGFPPSIREICDAFDFKSPNAVTGHLKALERKGFINRMEHKSARAIEVPDIRVGRVSFPLLGLVSAGMGIEAVQQDDQIDLGELFGGKEHFALRVRGTSMIEDHIADGDIVIIKKQPTANNGERVVAMIDREVTLKKFYKKRDSIRLEPANSTMEAIVVTPDRDISILGVLVGVVRKC
- a CDS encoding YkgJ family cysteine cluster protein, whose protein sequence is MRLTLQSLPVLHNWDCHACGECCREYEIQITEEERQRIIDQKWEEDPEMKGVTLFKPSGRFKKQWRLNHRESDDGCVFLTEKGLCRIHGKFGEPAKPLACRVYPFILIPVAKQWKVGLRFACPSVTKNIGKAMPGHLEELQVYAQALEKRANVTDETIVEPPPLQTSQSVSWEDLQVFARHFRNLLTDNSDYPIEFRLRVILGVATICRSARFDKVSGNRLEEFLGILTQEVLAITPEDNTELAPPGWIGRILFRQISAVFCRKDKGPQQGISRKGRVALLFAAWRFVRGSGPIPKTHRQIPDGTFEAAEKPTGGLLDETEDLFERYFRVKLDSMQFCGATNDNRMFWDGLESLLLTFPIVCWLARVFHDRPQEEAFRWALQVVDDNFGFNKLLKSQRYVYSTRIMCKRGELAKLIAWYSR
- a CDS encoding tetratricopeptide repeat protein, which encodes MRRLSGILLLVLLIQNAPVAAEAPPYIDFIRGLRNEGLPDLALEYIRKIRPSAPADILDDLSLEYARTMMELAGVELDEGKRSLLLSQARAEFDSFLKKNANHPEANVELAKLTSYLARSQLLKSRRSEDEVSKNTEAEKARPMFENAATRFQKSTKLLDEEIKKVRAEKKGTWQARIRLLQDAQAKSHLDEMINLYNISETYLRNDQKDLLAKANALKKARSGFSAIYESNEVVDRTGWIAAAWYYHISVLMNEPQVALKTYETLLKNRPDPLASDGVRLVRYFKIRDTFEGRDDGSKAAGDVLLNTLTMASSWLKDYGSFRNTPEGLGIRFIQGICYQNLADKENGIRRDKNNKVLSITPAANTNLQEALHIYKELTDLDNEYYDKSSRRKQEILLLLADSEGKAGEVQPSSINSFDKAVIQAQIQEARLLVFLRKQEDRSSPEGKKRVADEEKLRIGKAISYLERALQIVSPKDSTRDVFDARYFLTRCYLYGGQPMSAAVYGENLARNNLRLPKAASACSLAVQGYNRSAAEAIASGEAGKTLAEVDIERLKKLAQYMDVTWPDDTATDDARELWAYYTARDKKYTEAISIYQKIRPNYAGIYLARLQQGGSLFSLIREDVESSRLKAFVPGQIKKYSSYWNDTLTSLRNLPEPNPNLDSTEASHYFLARMQLCQLLMLEGKEYAEIQKIADAAQKLLATSASFTNKNAEKNELLYSIKAMHLNGIQGQIATLIQEGNQSKVSELIKAPLQEIQKEINERADPKNKEKLTALEAVPTFDRYTRGERDILIIALRAAIQENKLEDANGLLNTLEKSGGSVESRVANLRSLVGTVRTQFESLRKAGKAEEEKQLVEGFSKFLDQIASQPKLPTTMTLFLAQGYASIDLNAKSVELLENLLKSLPEPTGNDPSDTKTKTYRQIQYTLAKTYRQAKNYEKAKEYLEKLIGTGQAKGPFFSSIEARKERAYLYEDQGDFRNGVAYWTTMARMFGEPLPPPNPKNDSDARKRSLYFDLFFEAQRCSAKAYNSLDKNKSAKQIDDGFGKIAQRFYDMENKNPDLSTTLKDKMRDLMEENKILQDKYKALGGKLLETSN